Below is a window of Candidatus Melainabacteria bacterium DNA.
TCAAAGCCCTGTCAGAGATGGGCGTGCGTACCGTCATTTCTCTTCGCTGGGGCAAGAGAACCATAGAAACGGAACGAGCATATGTCGAAGCCGCAGGAATGCGCTTTCTCAGCATCAGGCTCAACTATTGGAATCTGCCAACTCAGCAAATAATTGATGAATTTCTGGCGCTAGTGGACCATGAAGCCAGCCGACCAATATTTGTACATTGCTTGCATGGAGCCGATAGGACGGGACTTTTGATCGCCATTTATCGTATGGCGAAAGAAAACTGGCCGGTCGAAAGAGCTTATGCTGAGATGAAACAGCACGGTTTTCATCGTTTCAGAATTCGCAATTTCAAATGGATGCTCTGGAAATACGCACGCCAAGCCAAAGAAGATGGCGCAATCAATTAGCAATCAGCTTTCAGAGACGGCGCCATCAACTAGCGTCAGCTGTCAGTGGACGGAGCAATCTACAAAGAAATCGCATTCGGGTCTAGTGAATTTTATATGGCGCCGCAGAAAGCGAGAATTTATCTAGTTCCTCGCCGTCTTCAGAAATTTGCTTGAAGGTTAACTTATCGCCGTCCACATCAACCAAACTGAAAGAATGGGTGCGAGCGATAAATTTATCAGTAAATGGCTGCCATTTATCGGGTGTCGTCGCAATCTGACCACCACTGAGAGCGGCACCGCCACCGCCTGTGGTTATATAAACGATCTCTCCGGCGTGAGCAGGTTTACCCCCAGCGGCGAACTCCGTCTCACCATTAACAAGTCCCTTAGAATCCATGATACCGGGCTTGAAGTGCAGCGGAAAAGTGCGCTGATAGTTATGAACATGACCACAAAAAACCATACGCACATCGTGTTTCTCTAAGATATCTGAAATTAGCCGCATGCGCTGCTCTGAATAGTGGGTGCGGTCAGAGTTGAATGCCGTCTGATGATAAAGAACAAAACGCCACGTCTTATCTTTGCCACCAGAAAGAGCATCGTCTAGCCATTTTCGCCACTCTTTATTCGACCAGTCCATGTAATGGTCTGCATCCAACATAACAAAGCGCGCATTGCCGAGATCAAAATAAAATGTCGTCATGACAGGATAATTCGCGCCTGCCGCCGCCTTGAACCGCTCTTGCCGTTCCTCATTATGCAACAGCAAAGGAGTATTGGGCTGACCGAGTTTACCGGGTCCGTTCAAGGGCTGCATCCACTCGTAAAAATAAGCCAGTGAGTCGGGAAACACAGACAAATCACGAACATCGAAGAAAGATGCCTTAGCAATATCATGATTGCCAGGCACCGCGGCCATCAGTGTAGAACGCATCAATGGTGCGCCCTCCTCAGGTGCCGAATGGTCATTGTTGTACACCGGAAAAAAGTGGTGCATGTATTCGCTGGCCCGTCCATCCGTATAAACTATGTCGCCTGTGATGAGAATGAAATTGGGTTTGGCGCGGCTCAATTGATAGGCTACTTTCCTCTGAGCGACCGTATCGGCACCACAGTCTCCCATGACTGCAAACTTGTAGTGCTCCTTATCCTCTGCTCTTTCAATCGCGTGAGCAGAGAAGACTTCTTTTCCACTCTTGGTCAGACGGTAGTCGAATGACTTAGTACCAAATTCGGTGACATCGACATAATTCAATTGAATTGGTTCAATTGAATCGACTGTCAAAAGTCGATGTTCCACTTGCGGACCTGGAATCCAACTCGTTCCGTCTTTCACTTCAAGCTTCCAGTCATCCTCTTGCTGTCCGGCAACCTGCCAGACAAGGGCTAAACCACCCTTTGAACCAAGTTGAAGGTAGGGCTTAGCGACAAAATCACCAGCTGCAACTCTCTTGTAATCGGTACGCTGACTGGCAACCCACCCAACCACTCCAAACAATAAGAGCAACAAAACTAAAACTGCGACGGGGTTAGCTTTGGATTTGCTTGCCAATTTGATTAATTCCTGTGCGTGCAATTCCCACTGATTCCCCCCAGGAGCCGGGGGCGAGGGATAGTATAGTGAAGGAAGAGGAGATCTTCATGTCAGGCGAATCAGGTTCCAACACATCAACCGGCGATGCAATGCACGGTCAGGCGTCAGAGACGATGCAGGGTCATGTTAACAGCATCAAGGCGAAGTTGGGATTAGACAACGAGAATAGTTTGCTCGGCAAACTGAAAGCCCACACCCGCCGAAAGTTGTCAGAGTTGGAGGCTGCGAGAGCAGCGGGCGTAACCGCCGTTCCTGGAAGTCCAGACTGGCAAGCGGCTATGAAACCGGAGTCATTCAGTAAAGGTTTTATCAGGGCGAACAGAACTCAATTCCTGGTCACCGCAAGCATTTTCAGCCTCGGTCTTTTCTGGCTTCTCGTCATCAGATTTGTCCATCACAGCGACAACGTAAAGCAAACTGGAAACAGTGAAGTGGCGCAGAAAGCTCTGGCCGCACAACAAATGAACAACGGTTTGTCCCCTACCTATCCGACAACCTCTTTTGGAGTGCCGAGCGGCAATGCAGGCTGGCAAAATGGTGGATTTGGTGCGCCGAACCAGAATCAACCGACCGCCCAGACTCAGCCTTATTCACAACCGCAATCCCCTTTACAGTCCACGGGTCAGGCCGCAGTTACCTCGCAAACTGGCGCTCCGTTACCGATTGGCACATCCGTGCCGCAAGTGTATTCTCCGTACACGCAACAAGCCCCTGGACAAGGCTATACGCCAATGCAAGCGCAAATGCAGCCACCGATGCAAGCGCAAATGCAACTACCTATGCAAGGGCAAATGCAGTTGCAGCCAATGTCTACCTACCCTCAGGCAAGGGGCGGGTATCCGCAAGCGACTCCAACATATTCACCAGCAGCTCAGACCGGTGGTCTTTATCCGATGAGGACGCACGCCGCAGCCCGTCATCAAGTCGTTGTCAACCGCTAGCAAGTTACCGGCGAAACTCAGGTGTGCAGCTCTTTCCGCCGAATAGCTTCGGCAAGTAGAGTAATAGCTACGGTCGCCACAATCATCAACGTAGACAGAGCATTGATTTCAGGACTGACACCAAATTTCACAAGACTGTAGATTCTCAAAGGCAAGGTCGTGCTGCCGACGCCGGCCGTAAACTGAGTGATGACAAAATCATCGAGCGAAAGTACGAAAGCGAGCAAACAACCAGCGATAATACCAGGCATCAAAAGTGGTAACGTGACTCTAAAAAATGCCATCACGGGCGATGCGCCAAGGTCCTGCGCCGCCTCTTCCAGTCTTTTGTCCATTCCTTCCAGGCGTCCCATAACGGTAAGGGTGACATAAGCCACGCAAAACACTATGTGGGAAACGATAATTGTTGACAGGCTCAGATTCACCCCAAGAGCCACAAACAAGATCAGAGCAGCTACAGCCATCGCGATCTCAGGAATAAGAATGGGCAACATGAGCAACCCACGAAATGCGCCTTTACCGGCGAAGTGCTGGCGCGAGAGACCAACTGCCGCCATTGTTCCCATGATACCGCTGACGGTGACAGCAGAAAGGGCGACGATGATGCTATTGACCAGCGCAGAAAGCAGTGTTTCGTCAGACGCCAATTTGGAATACCACTTTGTCGTAAAGCCTGTCCAATGAACAGCCATGCGAGAATCTTCGAAACTAAACAGAATCAAGACGATGATTGGTATGTAGAGAAAGCCGTAGATGAGACAGGCGACTATACTCAACCATCTTGGCTTATTTAGCATGTTTCATTCTGGCAGTAAGAGCCAGCAGTCGACGTTGCATATCATTCATCGGGCTCATGTCACCGCGCTTTGATGCGACTTCAATTCCCTGCTTGTATGTCTCAATAGCATCATCGTTCTGACCAAGTCCCTCATAGGCCTCCGCCAGAGCAACATAGGCAACCGTATGAGTCGACTTGATTTCCAGCGCTTTCTTCAGAAAAGGAACCGCTTCCTCAAATTTTTCCAGAGCAACCAGACAACTGCCAATGCCGTAGTTCGCCAACAAGTCCTCGCCATCGATTTCCAGGACCTGTTTAAACATGTCGAGTCGCTGAGTAGCTTCCTCTATGCGCCGCTTTTTCTCTTCCTCATCCTTCTTGGCTTGAGTAGCTTGCAATGCCGCTTCACGCATTCGAATGCCCAGTGAAATCGCCTTCTCTTCCTCCGCTTCTTCCTTCAATCCTTTCTCGACATAGAACACGGACAAATTCGTATGCGCCATGACTGAATCGGCATTCAACTCGACCAGGGTTTTCATAAGCGCGATCGCTTCATCAATCTGTCCACGTTTATGCAAAATGACGCCCAGAGCTTCATACGCATCTTCGAGCTTCGGATCGAGTTGCAACGCCTCTCGCAGCAGGTCAACAGCTTCCGACGCGGTTGCGTCATCCGCTTCTTTTGTATAGAGACTCAACGCTCGCTCATAGCAGTCTCGAGCACGTTCGTGAGGACTGCGGCTCTTTATGAAGGGCAGAATCTTAATAGTGACCTTATACTGCTCGCCGTTTATATGCGCGTCAAAAGTCTTATCAGGCACACGATAGTCGCGCTTCACAAAGGCAAGAGCGATAGTCGTTTTCAGTGTGGGTGAATAACAATTGCTCTTAATCCAGGCGACGTCACCACCATCGGTGCTGACTTTGCTATCCATTGGAAATTCGGTACGCACGCCACCACCAAGGAGCAAACCAACCAGCCCCCGAGTTGGTGCGCCCTGGCTCTTCACCCGCGCTAACACTTCCTGGCCAAGAAAACAGCCTTTGGTGTAGCTGACCGTTTTTTCTTCCAAGCCGGCTTCAGGAAGAAAATTCAGTTCAGAAAAATCCACACCGTAAATCGGCATGCCAGACTCGATGCGCGCTGTTTCTATCAATTCAGGGCTCAGCTCAACAAGCGCATGCCGGCGGCAAATCGACTCCAATTCGTCGATAACTTTAGGGGCATCATCGTGAGAGACGCAAACAATAAAGCCATCTTCTCCGCACAATGATCGGCGCAAAATCAAAGCATGATGATGG
It encodes the following:
- a CDS encoding protein-tyrosine-phosphatase, which produces MKDSSEVPIRNFHKVTEWLYRGGQPGSDGIKALSEMGVRTVISLRWGKRTIETERAYVEAAGMRFLSIRLNYWNLPTQQIIDEFLALVDHEASRPIFVHCLHGADRTGLLIAIYRMAKENWPVERAYAEMKQHGFHRFRIRNFKWMLWKYARQAKEDGAIN
- a CDS encoding ABC transporter permease; this translates as MLNKPRWLSIVACLIYGFLYIPIIVLILFSFEDSRMAVHWTGFTTKWYSKLASDETLLSALVNSIIVALSAVTVSGIMGTMAAVGLSRQHFAGKGAFRGLLMLPILIPEIAMAVAALILFVALGVNLSLSTIIVSHIVFCVAYVTLTVMGRLEGMDKRLEEAAQDLGASPVMAFFRVTLPLLMPGIIAGCLLAFVLSLDDFVITQFTAGVGSTTLPLRIYSLVKFGVSPEINALSTLMIVATVAITLLAEAIRRKELHT
- a CDS encoding tetratricopeptide repeat protein; its protein translation is MLQTSIELSLQTLREVGAYGRLEGLGLLAVHGPDATRFLQSQTTNDVAKLPELSSQLSCILDRKAHVKAFFQLYRKHKSYRILAEKEQIEKILFHLDTYRFADKVDFVEESSHFVFFAIQGPLALQCLAEGLQSQSQVEFLENDVCDTKLFHHHALILRRSLCGEDGFIVCVSHDDAPKVIDELESICRRHALVELSPELIETARIESGMPIYGVDFSELNFLPEAGLEEKTVSYTKGCFLGQEVLARVKSQGAPTRGLVGLLLGGGVRTEFPMDSKVSTDGGDVAWIKSNCYSPTLKTTIALAFVKRDYRVPDKTFDAHINGEQYKVTIKILPFIKSRSPHERARDCYERALSLYTKEADDATASEAVDLLREALQLDPKLEDAYEALGVILHKRGQIDEAIALMKTLVELNADSVMAHTNLSVFYVEKGLKEEAEEEKAISLGIRMREAALQATQAKKDEEEKKRRIEEATQRLDMFKQVLEIDGEDLLANYGIGSCLVALEKFEEAVPFLKKALEIKSTHTVAYVALAEAYEGLGQNDDAIETYKQGIEVASKRGDMSPMNDMQRRLLALTARMKHAK